TGAGGTCAGATTATTTTGCTCAAATAGAGTGATTATTTTCTCAGCAAATTGTTTAACAATCACTCCTTCATCATCGTTATCAGATTTAGGGATCAAATATCCGTTCTCCCCATCTCTAATAAAGGTCTGATTGCCATATCTCGAATCAAAGCCAATCAAAGGCAAGCCAGCACCTATAGCTTCCATCAAAGTCAAGCCAAATCCCTCGCTTTTTGAAGCTGTTAGATAAAGCTGATAGTTTGGATAAACTCTCGTTAACTCTTGATGACCTTTTAAATGAATGAAAGTTTCTGCAGAAGCCGCCTTAATAATTTCTCGTATATTAGTTTCTTGAGCACCTGCACCATAAATATCGAATTGAAGTTCAGATAGGCGTTTTTGTGCCTCAATGACAGCCTTAACTAACCAGTCAACATGTTTCTCAGTAGCTAAACGAGAAGCAGTCATCATGCTGAAAGGTCGTCTTTCCTGCAATGGTTGATGCAGTTCAGCCAAACTTCCAACAGGAATGGTAACAATTCTCGGCTGATGGTTAGTATAGGTTTTAAAATGCTCTGCTAACAATTCTTTTTGCTTATCAGTCGCCGTAATAAAAACATCCACTTTATCAGCATTCGTAAACTGATATTCATAGAAATTATTCCACAGAATATTATTGCCGGTAGACGCATTTTCACTGAAATGTTCTGCATGTACTACTACGGCTAACTTTGCCGGCTTAACATGTCTAAAAACTGCCTGACCAGTCCCTGTAGCACGGTCTAGAATCACAACATCAGATGCTGTTAACTGCAGACTTTTCAGGTAATGGGCAATTAAACTTTCCTTTGAATAGCCGATAAAATCTTTTGTACGATAAACAATCGAATCTCCATCAATGATTTCTTCTAAAGCGACTGTACCGTCCTCATTAAAAAAGCGACGTTGATAGAGGTGAGCTTTGCCATCTCTCGGGGTATAATACTCGGTAAAACTTCTAAGATAGGTAAAGAAATCTTTACGGATTAACTTCCCACGAGAAACATATTCCATCCGATGCACAATATCTTCATGTTCATTCTTCAAGTAGGCTGTCAAAAAGACATCTTGGTCAGGATAAAAATATTTAACAACTTTTTTATCGCGTTCAATCCGCTTTAAATCTCCATAAAAACTGTCCTTTAAATCTTGCAAGGTAAAGGTCGTTGGAGCTATTTTCTGATCAGAAAAATGTGTATACAGCCAATCCACTTGATCATCTGAAAAGCCAAGATTTCTCGTCAAATCACAAATATTATCTTGAGAAATAAAGTCCATGAAAACGAACTTAGCATCAATTCCCAAATCGTTAAAAGCAGTCGAGCGATAGGCTTGGGCATATTCAACACCCGAGCTAGCCCAACCAATGCCTAAATTGATATTATAAACAGTCATTCATTCTCACTTTCTTTATTCAAATCTTACACTTTAAAAGACTTTATAAGAGATCATCAATTAAGTCTGTCACATCATCGGATTCTTCGTTAGGTGTTATTTCTGTCACCTTAATTCCTGCAACAGCTCTTTCTACAAGTCCTTCAACATCGAGTCGTTCTTCATACTGTTCTACATTTTTAAGCTTAGGATTCGTCTTAGGACGATCAGGTGCAAAAATAGTACAGCAATCCTCAAACGGTTGAATAGAAATCTCAAAGGTATCAATCTTCTGAGCCAAATCAATAATTTCTAGTTTATCCATCGTTACTACCGGACGAATAACTGGAGTTGTAGTGACTGCATTAATCGCCTGCATAGATTCCAAAGTCTGACTAGCTACTTG
The sequence above is drawn from the Streptococcus pluranimalium genome and encodes:
- the gtfA gene encoding accessory Sec system glycosyltransferase GtfA, with translation MTVYNINLGIGWASSGVEYAQAYRSTAFNDLGIDAKFVFMDFISQDNICDLTRNLGFSDDQVDWLYTHFSDQKIAPTTFTLQDLKDSFYGDLKRIERDKKVVKYFYPDQDVFLTAYLKNEHEDIVHRMEYVSRGKLIRKDFFTYLRSFTEYYTPRDGKAHLYQRRFFNEDGTVALEEIIDGDSIVYRTKDFIGYSKESLIAHYLKSLQLTASDVVILDRATGTGQAVFRHVKPAKLAVVVHAEHFSENASTGNNILWNNFYEYQFTNADKVDVFITATDKQKELLAEHFKTYTNHQPRIVTIPVGSLAELHQPLQERRPFSMMTASRLATEKHVDWLVKAVIEAQKRLSELQFDIYGAGAQETNIREIIKAASAETFIHLKGHQELTRVYPNYQLYLTASKSEGFGLTLMEAIGAGLPLIGFDSRYGNQTFIRDGENGYLIPKSDNDDEGVIVKQFAEKIITLFEQNNLTSMHLASYEMAQPYLKQEVAKKWHQLMEEIRHD